From Vidua chalybeata isolate OUT-0048 chromosome 25, bVidCha1 merged haplotype, whole genome shotgun sequence, one genomic window encodes:
- the LOC128799751 gene encoding CCN family member 2-like isoform X1 codes for MSPMSPWELQTPLCSRAVPPLFCGICAFSRAVFFLSLSSCLAIDSFSPWLFAFQVEPQACTFPCQCPSQPLQCPAGTSHVWDACGCCKVCAQQLGELCSLHRPCDHHKGLYCDFSKIHRGSGICLAHAGATCDLLGKIYLNGESFQPTCKLQCICMAGAIGCTPLCSDDLRLPSPECPNPRRVKFHNKCCEEWVCEEGGEDNRFGTAMAVFREDPAHKPELNILQENCLVQTTEWSTCSRSCGMGISTRVTNNNPQCRLEKETRLCMVRPCDFSTEKTKKGKKCVQTPKQRQSLHFEFSGCTSSRSYRPRFCGSCSDGRCCTPFLTSTMDVEFHCPEGDFFQRKMMFIKMCSCHYDCPRDNDIFLATYHRWMIGDHVKIEQQ; via the exons ATGAGTCCTATGAGTCCTTGGGAGCTGCAGACAcccctctgcagcagggctgttcCCCCTCTCTTCTGTGGTATCTGTGCTTTCAGCAGAGCCgtgtttttcctctccctgtccagctgcCTTGCAATAGACTCATTCTCTCCATGGCTTTTTGCCTTCCAGGTAGAACCACAGGCCTGCACGTTCCCATGCCAGTGTCCCTCCCAGCCTCTGCAGTGCCCTGCGGGTACCAGCCATGTGTGGGatgcctgtggctgctgcaagGTGTGTGCCCAGCAGCTGGGTGAGCTCTGCTCCTTGCACAGGCCCTGTGACCATCACAAGGGACTCTACTGTGACTTCTCCAAAATCCACAGAGGCAGTGGGATCTGCTTAG cTCATGCGGGTGCAACATGTGACCTGCTGGGCAAGATCTACCTCAACGGGGAGAGCTTCCAGCCCACATGCAAACTGCAGTGCATCTGCATGGCCGGGGCCATCGGCTGCACCCCGCTCTGCTCCGATGACCTGCGCCTGCCGTCCCCAGAGTGCCCCAACCCCCGGAGGGTGAAGTTCCACAACAAGTGCTGCGAGGAGTGGGTGTGTGAGGAGGGCGGCGAGGATAACCGCTTTGGAACAGCCATGGCAG TTTTCAGGGAGGATCCAGCTCATAAGCCGGAGCTGAACATCCTGCAGGAGAACTGCTTGGTGCAGACCACAGAGTGGAGCACGTGCTCCCGGAGCTGTGGAATGGGCATCTCCACCCGTGTGACCAACAACAACCCCCAGTGCCGCCTGGAGAAGGAGACCCGGCTCTGCATGGTCCGGCCCTGCGACTTCTCCACGGAGAAAACCAAG AAGGGAAAGAAGTGTGTGCAGACCCCAAAGCAGCGGCAGAGCCTCCACTTTGAGTTTTCAGGATGCACCAGCAGCCGCTCCTACCGGCCCCGGTTCTGCGGCAGCTGCTCAGACGGGCGCTGCTGCACCCCGTTCCTGACCAGCACCATGGATGTGGAGTTCCACTGCCCTGAGGGGGACTTCTTCCAGAGGAAGATGATGTTCATCAAGATGTGCTCCTGCCACTATGACTGCCCCCGAGACAATGACATCTTCCTGGCCACATATCACCGTTGGATGATCGGAGACCATGTCAAGATTGAACAGCAGTAG
- the LOC128799751 gene encoding CCN family member 2-like isoform X2: MPGNLGTVTRTLFLLLLAPGWVEPQACTFPCQCPSQPLQCPAGTSHVWDACGCCKVCAQQLGELCSLHRPCDHHKGLYCDFSKIHRGSGICLAHAGATCDLLGKIYLNGESFQPTCKLQCICMAGAIGCTPLCSDDLRLPSPECPNPRRVKFHNKCCEEWVCEEGGEDNRFGTAMAVFREDPAHKPELNILQENCLVQTTEWSTCSRSCGMGISTRVTNNNPQCRLEKETRLCMVRPCDFSTEKTKKGKKCVQTPKQRQSLHFEFSGCTSSRSYRPRFCGSCSDGRCCTPFLTSTMDVEFHCPEGDFFQRKMMFIKMCSCHYDCPRDNDIFLATYHRWMIGDHVKIEQQ, from the exons ATGCCTGGCAACTTGGGGACAGTGACCCGGaccctgttcctgctcctcctcgCCCCTGGCTGG GTAGAACCACAGGCCTGCACGTTCCCATGCCAGTGTCCCTCCCAGCCTCTGCAGTGCCCTGCGGGTACCAGCCATGTGTGGGatgcctgtggctgctgcaagGTGTGTGCCCAGCAGCTGGGTGAGCTCTGCTCCTTGCACAGGCCCTGTGACCATCACAAGGGACTCTACTGTGACTTCTCCAAAATCCACAGAGGCAGTGGGATCTGCTTAG cTCATGCGGGTGCAACATGTGACCTGCTGGGCAAGATCTACCTCAACGGGGAGAGCTTCCAGCCCACATGCAAACTGCAGTGCATCTGCATGGCCGGGGCCATCGGCTGCACCCCGCTCTGCTCCGATGACCTGCGCCTGCCGTCCCCAGAGTGCCCCAACCCCCGGAGGGTGAAGTTCCACAACAAGTGCTGCGAGGAGTGGGTGTGTGAGGAGGGCGGCGAGGATAACCGCTTTGGAACAGCCATGGCAG TTTTCAGGGAGGATCCAGCTCATAAGCCGGAGCTGAACATCCTGCAGGAGAACTGCTTGGTGCAGACCACAGAGTGGAGCACGTGCTCCCGGAGCTGTGGAATGGGCATCTCCACCCGTGTGACCAACAACAACCCCCAGTGCCGCCTGGAGAAGGAGACCCGGCTCTGCATGGTCCGGCCCTGCGACTTCTCCACGGAGAAAACCAAG AAGGGAAAGAAGTGTGTGCAGACCCCAAAGCAGCGGCAGAGCCTCCACTTTGAGTTTTCAGGATGCACCAGCAGCCGCTCCTACCGGCCCCGGTTCTGCGGCAGCTGCTCAGACGGGCGCTGCTGCACCCCGTTCCTGACCAGCACCATGGATGTGGAGTTCCACTGCCCTGAGGGGGACTTCTTCCAGAGGAAGATGATGTTCATCAAGATGTGCTCCTGCCACTATGACTGCCCCCGAGACAATGACATCTTCCTGGCCACATATCACCGTTGGATGATCGGAGACCATGTCAAGATTGAACAGCAGTAG